A single window of Pseudarthrobacter psychrotolerans DNA harbors:
- a CDS encoding VOC family protein: MRLKMCSIHVQDPAAAHTFYTGTLGFETLMAMPDYNLFIIKDPGADAGSVGLLLEPSDNPIGANYMNALHDAGLAAITFGVPDVQAEYDRLVAAGVTFQGEPSEDPSGISAVFDDGCGNFVQLHQD; this comes from the coding sequence ATGAGACTGAAAATGTGCAGCATCCATGTCCAGGATCCGGCCGCCGCCCATACGTTCTACACCGGGACCCTCGGGTTCGAGACCCTGATGGCGATGCCCGACTACAACCTTTTCATCATCAAGGACCCGGGCGCCGATGCCGGGTCGGTGGGGCTGCTGCTGGAGCCCAGCGACAACCCGATCGGTGCGAACTACATGAACGCACTGCACGACGCCGGGCTCGCCGCCATCACCTTCGGCGTTCCGGATGTGCAGGCGGAGTACGACCGGCTGGTGGCTGCCGGCGTGACCTTCCAGGGCGAACCGTCAGAGGATCCGTCCGGGATCAGTGCAGTCTTCGACGACGGCTGCGGCAACTTCGTGCAGCTGCACCAGGACTGA
- a CDS encoding DUF5997 family protein, which yields MTSANSQSMKPATVAKKLGIYLPATPQEFQDSTISRADFAELQTNPPEWLAELRRNGPHPRPVVAQKLNVSISGLARGGVEEALTTAEITALLQAPPAWLVTERSTHAAVRTEAQRVKDEAAKKDAKKARAQAE from the coding sequence ATGACCTCTGCAAACTCCCAGTCCATGAAGCCGGCCACCGTTGCCAAGAAGCTTGGCATCTACCTGCCGGCAACACCGCAGGAGTTCCAGGATTCAACCATCAGCCGCGCCGATTTCGCCGAACTCCAGACCAACCCGCCGGAGTGGCTCGCGGAGCTCCGCCGCAACGGCCCGCACCCCCGCCCCGTGGTGGCCCAGAAGCTGAACGTCTCCATCAGCGGCCTGGCCCGCGGCGGTGTTGAGGAAGCGCTGACGACGGCGGAAATCACCGCGTTGCTGCAGGCTCCCCCGGCATGGCTGGTCACCGAGCGCTCCACCCACGCCGCCGTCCGCACCGAAGCCCAGCGGGTCAAGGACGAGGCTGCCAAGAAGGACGCCAAGAAGGCCCGCGCCCAGGCCGAGTAG
- a CDS encoding FadR/GntR family transcriptional regulator: MSRNLTADLAADLRTRIVDGVIQPGDKLPSENTLMGDFGVSRTVVRSALTRLQAEGLVETERGRGSFALTPPDDGPQPVPGSRPVASVEDRLHLLEFRMGVEAEAAALAARNHSDRQLRAVNAALEQFAASADHPGHAMKSDFEFHRAIAAASGNPFYSDCLAALGQTMIAMPRTRLLTGVEHYARDHFDQVVHEHRSIAAAIADGDERAASAAMRSHLANSRRRFKASVRPPA; the protein is encoded by the coding sequence ATGAGCCGGAACCTGACCGCGGACCTCGCCGCCGACCTTCGCACGCGCATCGTGGACGGCGTCATCCAGCCCGGCGACAAGCTTCCCAGTGAAAACACTCTGATGGGCGACTTCGGAGTCAGCCGCACCGTGGTGCGCTCGGCGCTGACGCGCCTCCAGGCCGAGGGGCTGGTGGAAACCGAACGCGGGCGGGGCAGCTTCGCGCTGACCCCGCCCGACGACGGCCCGCAGCCAGTCCCGGGCAGCCGCCCCGTGGCAAGCGTCGAAGACCGCCTGCACCTGCTGGAATTCCGGATGGGCGTCGAAGCCGAGGCTGCGGCCCTGGCCGCCCGCAACCACTCCGACCGCCAGCTCAGGGCAGTCAATGCCGCCCTGGAACAGTTCGCCGCCAGCGCCGACCACCCCGGCCATGCCATGAAGTCCGACTTCGAATTCCACCGCGCCATCGCGGCCGCCTCCGGCAACCCTTTCTACTCAGATTGCCTCGCCGCACTGGGCCAGACGATGATCGCGATGCCGCGCACCCGGCTGCTCACCGGCGTCGAACATTACGCGCGGGACCACTTTGACCAGGTGGTGCACGAGCACCGGTCCATCGCCGCCGCCATCGCCGACGGCGATGAGAGGGCCGCCTCGGCCGCCATGCGCAGCCACCTGGCAAATTCCCGACGCCGGTTCAAGGCTTCGGTTCGCCCGCCCGCCTAG
- a CDS encoding AEC family transporter: MGGVISGILIVSVVIAVGYFAARLRILGPEVQGALTRTAYYVTNPALLFTVVAGSDIRAALGTDAPLALLSAAIVGLLYWLASFLFFRRPAAETAVGAMASSYANANNIGIPVSLYAVGTAQHVAPVLLVQLLVMAPFYLTVLGLVSGSKISWKRTLLQPFANPMIIASALGVAVALTGWTAPDLLQKPIDMLAGGAVPMVLLAFGLSLAGRAPLQKDDGRTETLVATFLKIAGMPLIVWVLGRFVFGLEGQHLLASVIMAALPTAQNVFLFASPYGRGMTVARDVILCTTVLSVGALLAVAWLVG; encoded by the coding sequence GTGGGCGGCGTCATCTCCGGAATCCTGATCGTCTCCGTCGTCATTGCCGTGGGCTATTTCGCCGCCCGGCTGCGCATCCTGGGGCCCGAAGTCCAGGGAGCGCTGACGCGGACCGCCTACTACGTCACCAACCCGGCGCTGCTGTTCACGGTGGTGGCGGGCAGTGACATCCGTGCGGCGCTGGGTACCGATGCCCCGCTCGCGCTGCTCTCCGCAGCGATAGTGGGGCTTCTCTATTGGCTGGCGAGTTTCCTGTTCTTCCGGCGTCCTGCGGCGGAAACCGCCGTCGGCGCCATGGCAAGCAGCTACGCCAACGCCAACAATATCGGCATCCCGGTGTCCCTGTACGCCGTGGGAACAGCCCAGCACGTGGCGCCGGTTCTCCTGGTCCAGCTCCTGGTGATGGCGCCGTTCTACCTCACTGTCCTGGGGCTGGTCTCCGGATCCAAAATCTCCTGGAAGAGGACGCTGCTGCAGCCGTTCGCCAATCCGATGATCATCGCGTCCGCACTGGGTGTTGCCGTGGCCCTGACGGGCTGGACCGCACCTGACCTGCTGCAAAAGCCCATCGACATGCTGGCCGGCGGGGCCGTGCCCATGGTCCTGCTGGCCTTCGGCCTGTCCCTCGCCGGCCGCGCCCCGCTGCAGAAGGACGACGGCCGCACCGAAACGCTCGTGGCTACGTTCCTCAAGATTGCCGGGATGCCACTGATTGTGTGGGTACTTGGCCGCTTTGTTTTCGGGCTGGAAGGCCAGCATCTCCTGGCCAGCGTGATCATGGCGGCGCTCCCCACGGCGCAGAACGTCTTCCTTTTTGCCTCCCCCTACGGCCGCGGCATGACCGTGGCCCGCGACGTCATCCTGTGCACCACGGTGCTGAGTGTGGGGGCACTCCTGGCCGTGGCCTGGCTGGTGGGCTGA
- a CDS encoding IS3 family transposase (programmed frameshift) produces MSSRRKYSSEFKAEAIELVISSGRPVIQVAADIGVNEGTLGNWVRVWKEEHPDVGADEPGPVEWAKYKALQAENAELKREIEFLGKSQRLLRREATIDDYYAFIWQEKAYYKIDWMCQQLKVPRSSYYRWTLPKGPTPTQVRHNTLTVEVERVFGREKGMAGRDQITTILGHEGVAVAPGTVGSIMKKQGLRAVRMRAWKKTTVVDPAARTGHIRNHMQDGEGNRDFTATVPGTRMVGDITYLQTGSGWLYLATVIDLATRMVVGWSMASHMRTSLIIDALTMARDHGRLHSGGAVFHSDRGSQYTSAGFQGWCAANSVTQSMGVVGVCWDNAVAESFFSHLKTEMYHHHDFPNHMAARTAVMEYIESWYNRRRPHANNLGLPPARALAEYQNKIHQIAA; encoded by the exons ATGTCTAGTCGTCGTAAATACAGCTCGGAGTTCAAGGCTGAGGCCATTGAGTTGGTGATTTCCTCGGGTCGTCCTGTTATTCAGGTCGCGGCCGATATTGGGGTCAATGAAGGGACGTTGGGGAATTGGGTGCGGGTCTGGAAGGAAGAGCATCCCGACGTGGGTGCCGATGAGCCGGGCCCTGTGGAGTGGGCGAAGTACAAGGCGCTGCAGGCCGAGAACGCCGAGCTGAAACGGGAAATCGAGTTCCTGG GGAAAAGTCAGCGCCTTCTTCGCCGCGAAGCAACGATAGACGACTACTACGCGTTTATCTGGCAGGAGAAGGCCTACTACAAGATCGACTGGATGTGCCAGCAGTTGAAGGTCCCCAGGTCCTCGTATTACCGATGGACGTTGCCGAAGGGCCCGACCCCGACACAGGTCCGCCACAACACGCTGACCGTGGAGGTGGAGCGCGTGTTTGGGCGCGAGAAGGGCATGGCCGGGCGGGACCAGATCACCACGATCCTGGGCCATGAGGGCGTCGCGGTGGCGCCGGGCACGGTGGGTTCCATCATGAAGAAGCAGGGGCTGCGGGCGGTGCGGATGCGTGCGTGGAAGAAGACCACGGTCGTTGACCCGGCGGCCAGGACCGGGCATATCCGCAACCATATGCAGGACGGTGAGGGCAACCGTGATTTCACCGCCACCGTGCCGGGAACCCGGATGGTCGGGGACATTACCTACCTGCAAACGGGTTCCGGATGGCTGTACCTGGCCACCGTGATCGATCTGGCGACCCGGATGGTTGTGGGCTGGTCGATGGCCTCCCATATGCGTACGTCGTTGATCATTGACGCGCTGACCATGGCACGTGACCATGGCCGGCTTCACTCCGGCGGGGCGGTCTTTCACAGCGACCGTGGCTCGCAGTACACCTCTGCCGGGTTCCAGGGCTGGTGCGCGGCGAACAGCGTTACCCAGTCCATGGGCGTGGTCGGTGTGTGCTGGGACAACGCGGTGGCCGAGTCGTTCTTCTCGCACCTGAAGACCGAGATGTACCACCACCACGATTTCCCCAATCACATGGCAGCCAGGACCGCTGTGATGGAATACATCGAATCCTGGTACAACCGGCGCCGGCCCCATGCCAACAACCTGGGCCTGCCCCCGGCACGCGCCCTGGCCGAATACCAAAACAAGATCCACCAGATAGCAGCGTAA
- the araB gene encoding ribulokinase: protein MDVSVDGTEHFVIGVDYGTLSGRAVVVRVRDGKELGSGVFDYPHAVVTDALPADVAGTSGDGASRLPGEWALQVPNDYRDVLRHAVPAAIADAGIDPAAVVGIATDFTACTMVPVKADGTPLNELSGFANRPHAYVKLWRHHAAQPQADRINILAAERCESWLPRYGGLISSEWEFAKGLQLLEEDPEAYAAMDHWVEAADWIVWQLCGNYVRNACTAGYKGIYQDGRYPSEDFLAALNPEFKDFVSTKLEHSIGRLGDAAGHLTAEAAAWTGLPEGIAVAVGNVDAHVTAPAAKAVEPGQLVAIMGTSTCHVMNGSELREVPGMCGVVDGGIVEGLWGYEAGQSGVGDIFGWFTTNGVPPEYHGAAAAAGLGIHEYLTELAANQAIGGHGLIALDWHSGNRSVLVDHELSGVVVGQTLATRPEDTYRALLEATAFGTRTIVDAFRDSGVPVKEFIVAGGLLKNKLLMQIYADITGLQLSTIGSNQGPALGSAIHAAVAAGKYADIREAAAAMGSEPGEVYTPIPENVAAYEELFQEYRTLHDYFGRGANDVMHRLKAIQRRATAVSPGASRAGAAALPAAPATVGASA, encoded by the coding sequence ATGGACGTCTCAGTGGACGGAACCGAACACTTTGTCATCGGCGTGGACTACGGCACGCTTTCGGGGCGGGCCGTAGTGGTCCGGGTCCGTGACGGCAAGGAACTCGGCAGCGGTGTCTTCGACTACCCGCACGCGGTGGTCACTGATGCCCTGCCGGCGGATGTAGCAGGCACTTCGGGCGACGGCGCCTCCCGGCTTCCCGGGGAATGGGCGCTTCAGGTGCCCAACGACTACCGCGACGTCCTCCGCCACGCGGTCCCAGCGGCGATCGCCGACGCGGGGATTGATCCGGCCGCCGTCGTCGGAATAGCCACTGACTTCACGGCCTGCACGATGGTGCCGGTCAAAGCGGACGGGACGCCGCTGAATGAACTTTCCGGCTTTGCCAACCGGCCGCACGCCTATGTGAAGCTGTGGCGCCACCACGCCGCGCAGCCGCAGGCGGACCGCATCAACATCCTGGCCGCTGAACGGTGTGAGAGCTGGCTCCCGCGCTACGGCGGACTGATCTCGTCCGAATGGGAATTCGCCAAGGGACTGCAGCTCCTGGAGGAGGACCCGGAAGCCTACGCCGCGATGGACCACTGGGTGGAAGCCGCCGACTGGATCGTCTGGCAGCTCTGCGGCAACTACGTCCGCAACGCCTGCACGGCCGGCTACAAGGGCATCTACCAGGACGGCCGCTACCCCTCCGAGGACTTCCTGGCCGCGCTGAACCCTGAGTTCAAGGACTTCGTCAGCACCAAACTGGAGCACAGCATCGGCCGCCTCGGCGACGCCGCGGGCCACCTCACGGCCGAAGCCGCCGCCTGGACCGGCCTGCCCGAGGGGATCGCTGTGGCGGTGGGCAACGTGGACGCACACGTCACGGCCCCGGCCGCAAAGGCAGTGGAACCGGGGCAGCTGGTGGCCATCATGGGCACGTCCACCTGCCACGTCATGAACGGTTCGGAGCTTCGTGAAGTGCCGGGCATGTGCGGCGTGGTGGACGGCGGCATCGTGGAGGGCCTCTGGGGCTACGAGGCCGGACAGTCCGGCGTCGGTGACATCTTCGGCTGGTTCACGACGAACGGCGTCCCGCCGGAATACCACGGGGCGGCCGCGGCGGCAGGGCTGGGCATTCACGAATACCTCACCGAGCTCGCCGCAAACCAGGCCATCGGCGGGCACGGACTCATCGCCCTGGACTGGCACTCGGGCAACCGTTCGGTGCTGGTGGACCACGAACTCTCCGGTGTGGTGGTGGGCCAGACCCTGGCCACCAGGCCCGAGGACACCTACCGGGCGCTTCTTGAGGCCACGGCCTTCGGGACCCGCACCATCGTGGACGCCTTCCGCGATTCCGGCGTACCCGTAAAGGAATTCATCGTGGCCGGCGGCCTGCTGAAGAACAAGCTCCTCATGCAGATCTACGCCGACATCACCGGCCTGCAGCTCTCCACCATCGGCTCCAACCAGGGCCCGGCGCTGGGATCGGCCATCCACGCCGCCGTCGCGGCCGGAAAGTACGCCGATATCCGCGAAGCCGCGGCGGCCATGGGCTCAGAACCCGGCGAGGTCTACACTCCGATCCCGGAAAACGTTGCCGCCTACGAGGAGCTGTTCCAGGAATACCGGACACTCCACGACTACTTCGGCCGGGGCGCCAATGACGTGATGCACCGGCTCAAGGCCATCCAGCGCCGGGCCACTGCGGTAAGTCCGGGAGCGTCCCGCGCCGGTGCCGCAGCCCTACCCGCCGCCCCTGCAACCGTTGGAGCCTCCGCATGA
- a CDS encoding LacI family DNA-binding transcriptional regulator — translation MGNNNDRRLPRLEDVAARANVSHQTVSRVINNHPNVSAGTRERVEAAIAELGYRRNTAARSLVTRRTQTIGVLASELGQYGPANTLLGVQQAARESGYFVSIAAIKGAGAEAISDAVGHLTDQGADGLIVIVPHDGTLEVLEGLNLNVPVIVVGEAGHGQLCGVMMDQKLGARLAVAHLISLGHRRIGHVSGPLDWIDGQARVDGWREELAEAGLRDDLLIEGDWSAGSGYRIGQQLAEQRNATAVFVSNDQMALGLLRAFGEKGVRVPEDVSVIGFDDQPESAYFMPPLTTVRQDFEELGKRCMDLMRTQIEDGTAGGTLVVGPELVVRASTAARPRLT, via the coding sequence ATGGGGAACAACAACGACCGGCGGCTGCCGCGGCTCGAAGACGTGGCAGCGCGGGCCAATGTCTCCCACCAGACGGTCTCGCGGGTGATCAACAACCACCCGAATGTCAGCGCGGGGACGCGGGAACGCGTTGAGGCGGCGATCGCCGAGCTTGGCTACCGGCGCAACACTGCCGCGCGGAGCCTGGTGACCCGGCGCACCCAAACCATCGGCGTCCTCGCCTCCGAACTGGGACAGTATGGGCCGGCAAATACGCTGTTGGGCGTCCAGCAGGCCGCCCGGGAGTCGGGCTATTTCGTGAGCATCGCCGCGATCAAGGGGGCCGGGGCGGAGGCAATTTCCGATGCGGTGGGCCACCTGACGGACCAGGGTGCGGATGGCCTGATTGTCATCGTGCCGCACGACGGAACGCTTGAGGTGCTCGAAGGCCTGAACCTGAATGTACCGGTGATCGTGGTGGGTGAAGCCGGCCATGGGCAATTGTGCGGGGTCATGATGGACCAGAAGCTCGGGGCCCGCCTGGCGGTGGCCCACCTGATCAGCCTTGGCCACCGGCGGATCGGCCATGTTTCGGGACCGCTGGACTGGATCGATGGCCAAGCCCGTGTTGATGGGTGGCGCGAGGAACTGGCGGAAGCCGGGCTCCGTGACGACCTCCTGATCGAGGGAGACTGGAGCGCCGGCAGCGGGTACCGGATCGGGCAGCAGCTGGCCGAGCAGCGGAACGCCACAGCGGTGTTCGTCAGCAACGACCAGATGGCCCTCGGTTTGTTGCGGGCGTTCGGCGAGAAGGGCGTCCGCGTACCCGAGGACGTGTCGGTGATCGGCTTCGACGACCAGCCCGAATCCGCCTACTTTATGCCCCCGCTGACCACTGTCCGCCAGGACTTCGAAGAACTCGGCAAACGCTGCATGGACCTGATGCGCACCCAGATCGAGGACGGCACCGCAGGCGGCACGCTGGTGGTTGGCCCCGAGCTCGTGGTGCGCGCCAGCACCGCCGCGCGCCCACGGCTTACCTAA
- a CDS encoding mandelate racemase/muconate lactonizing enzyme family protein → MSTVDAIRHVKLSTARLPLAVPISDAKVFTGRQKPMTEVVFLFAEITTELGHSGIGFSYSKRAGGPAQYAHAKEVAQGLLGEDPNDIGKIYTKLLWAGASVGRSGVATQALAAIDIALYDLKAKRAGLSLAKFLGAYRDSVQTYNTSGGFLNASLDEVKDRATVLLEEGIGGIKIKVGLPDSAEDLRRVAGIREHIGWDVPLMVDANQQWDRATALRMGRQLEQFNLIWIEEPLDAYDFEGHAHLANVLDTPIATGEMLASVAEHKGLINANGCDIIQPDAPRVGGITQFLRLAALADERGLGLAPHFAMEIHLHLAAAYPREPWVEHFDWLDPLFNERLETKNGRMLVPDRPGLGVTLSDQARTWTTESVEFGA, encoded by the coding sequence ATGAGTACCGTCGATGCCATCCGGCACGTAAAACTATCCACTGCGCGCCTGCCGCTGGCCGTCCCCATCAGTGACGCCAAGGTATTCACCGGACGCCAGAAGCCCATGACCGAAGTGGTGTTCCTGTTCGCGGAGATCACCACGGAACTGGGCCACAGCGGTATCGGCTTCAGCTACTCCAAGCGTGCCGGCGGTCCCGCCCAGTACGCCCACGCCAAGGAGGTCGCGCAGGGGCTCCTCGGCGAGGACCCCAACGACATCGGCAAGATCTACACCAAGCTGCTCTGGGCGGGCGCCTCCGTGGGGCGCTCGGGTGTGGCCACGCAGGCCCTGGCCGCCATCGACATCGCACTCTACGACCTCAAGGCCAAGCGCGCCGGCCTCTCGTTGGCCAAGTTCCTGGGCGCCTACCGGGACTCCGTCCAGACGTACAACACCTCCGGCGGCTTCCTCAACGCCTCCCTGGATGAGGTCAAGGACCGTGCCACCGTCCTCCTGGAGGAAGGCATCGGCGGCATCAAGATCAAGGTGGGCCTGCCCGATTCCGCCGAGGACCTGCGCCGCGTGGCCGGCATCCGCGAACACATCGGCTGGGATGTTCCCCTGATGGTGGACGCCAACCAGCAGTGGGACCGGGCCACCGCCCTGCGCATGGGCCGCCAGCTGGAGCAGTTCAACCTCATCTGGATCGAAGAGCCGCTGGATGCCTACGACTTTGAGGGCCACGCGCACCTGGCCAACGTCCTGGACACACCCATCGCCACGGGCGAGATGCTGGCGTCCGTGGCCGAGCACAAGGGCCTCATCAACGCCAACGGCTGCGACATCATCCAGCCGGACGCACCGCGTGTCGGCGGCATCACCCAGTTCCTGCGCCTCGCCGCCCTCGCGGACGAACGCGGACTGGGCCTTGCACCGCACTTCGCCATGGAGATCCACCTGCACCTCGCCGCGGCGTACCCGCGGGAGCCGTGGGTGGAGCACTTCGACTGGCTGGATCCGCTGTTCAACGAGCGCCTCGAAACGAAGAACGGCCGCATGCTGGTCCCGGACCGTCCCGGCCTCGGCGTGACCCTCAGTGACCAGGCCCGCACCTGGACCACCGAGTCCGTGGAGTTCGGCGCGTAA
- a CDS encoding LysR substrate-binding domain-containing protein: MPADNESPQNASPAHPAPSDDAAQEAPRVLRFAYVAGVTPGKWIRRWEERVLDIPLESFMSDDGAQLSVLGDGSADLSFVRLPVEREGLNVIPLYEEQPVVVAPKGHEISVFEEVALADLAAETFLDVAEMGGPEAAMQVVASGAGLVILPMSVARHFNVKDTVARRLTGAPVTEIALAWPSDSTDDIIEEFIGIVRGRTAASSRQPSAQQEKPKKEPKPDRRGPAVKKPKVAQRYAPNPDKGRGKGSRKKGKR, from the coding sequence GTGCCCGCAGACAATGAATCCCCCCAGAACGCCAGCCCCGCCCACCCGGCCCCGTCCGACGATGCCGCGCAGGAGGCGCCCCGCGTGCTCCGCTTCGCCTATGTGGCCGGCGTGACCCCGGGCAAGTGGATCCGCCGCTGGGAAGAGCGCGTGCTGGACATCCCGCTGGAGTCGTTTATGTCCGACGACGGCGCCCAGCTTTCCGTATTAGGTGACGGTTCTGCGGACCTCAGCTTTGTCCGGCTTCCGGTGGAGCGCGAGGGCCTCAACGTGATCCCCCTGTATGAGGAGCAGCCGGTGGTGGTGGCGCCCAAGGGGCACGAGATTTCGGTGTTTGAGGAAGTGGCACTGGCCGACCTCGCGGCAGAGACTTTCCTGGACGTCGCCGAAATGGGTGGCCCGGAAGCGGCCATGCAGGTGGTGGCGTCCGGTGCGGGCCTGGTGATCCTGCCCATGTCCGTGGCCCGGCATTTCAACGTCAAGGACACCGTGGCCCGCCGGCTGACGGGGGCCCCGGTCACGGAGATCGCGCTGGCCTGGCCCAGCGATTCCACGGACGACATCATCGAGGAGTTCATCGGGATTGTCCGCGGCCGCACCGCGGCGAGCTCCCGGCAGCCCTCGGCCCAGCAGGAGAAGCCCAAGAAGGAACCGAAGCCGGACAGGCGCGGCCCGGCGGTCAAGAAACCAAAGGTGGCCCAGCGCTACGCCCCGAATCCGGACAAGGGCCGAGGCAAGGGCTCGCGGAAAAAGGGCAAGCGCTAG
- a CDS encoding DUF222 domain-containing protein yields the protein MEALTERLAGNGSDSAVPAPASLAAAIALVRAAVAAAPDQLAVADYVDAADFAGHAEELSRHVDYLQILSAGAVDRTRTQAITKAATTRATKSWTTGWDNGIETVHETDTAWPAGTTAETTTDSIPRSPADDGCKNTAEFLRLRLRIGLGEAKRRLHLAHAILPETTLTGDSTRPAREHLAAAFAPATALATPGTETVTALESVAGSGPVVSSRTGTIISATLDRLKHHTTAENLDRIEHDLTRTAATADPDFVARIARRWAETLDADGTEPTEEALRHTQGAFIRKPRHGLHHLEIFATTDQYEHFATIMNAATNPRTHQPADANSSQDTSVWQDNMVDLDRRTRNQRQLDGIITAFKAALATNELPTAGGNRPQIIATINYQDLLPHLPAPDTSAGTGAATETGTGAGHMPGTASSSTASEPSTCSGNYIFTGPVAANTIRKLACDADIIPTLLGTHGEILDLGRKTRLFTPAQRCARQVFETV from the coding sequence ATGGAGGCTTTGACGGAGCGGCTGGCAGGGAACGGCAGCGATTCCGCCGTGCCTGCGCCGGCGAGCCTAGCGGCGGCGATCGCGTTGGTCCGCGCCGCAGTTGCTGCCGCTCCGGACCAACTGGCCGTGGCTGACTACGTGGACGCAGCAGACTTCGCCGGCCATGCCGAAGAGCTCTCCCGACACGTGGACTACCTCCAGATCCTGTCCGCCGGCGCCGTGGACCGCACCCGGACCCAGGCCATCACCAAGGCCGCGACCACCCGGGCCACCAAGTCATGGACTACCGGCTGGGACAACGGCATCGAAACCGTGCACGAAACCGACACGGCCTGGCCCGCCGGCACCACCGCCGAAACCACCACTGACTCAATTCCACGGTCCCCGGCGGACGACGGCTGCAAGAACACCGCCGAGTTCCTGCGACTGCGGCTCAGGATCGGGCTCGGCGAAGCCAAACGCCGTCTCCACCTGGCCCACGCCATCCTGCCCGAGACCACCCTCACCGGCGACTCCACACGGCCGGCACGGGAACACCTCGCCGCAGCATTCGCCCCCGCCACCGCCCTGGCAACCCCCGGCACTGAGACCGTCACCGCGCTAGAGTCCGTGGCAGGTTCCGGGCCCGTGGTCTCGTCCCGGACCGGGACCATCATCAGCGCCACCCTGGACCGCCTCAAACACCACACCACCGCAGAGAACCTGGACCGGATCGAACACGATCTGACCCGCACCGCCGCCACCGCGGACCCCGACTTCGTCGCCCGCATCGCCCGCCGCTGGGCCGAGACCCTCGATGCCGACGGCACCGAACCCACCGAAGAAGCCCTCCGGCACACCCAGGGCGCGTTCATCCGCAAACCCCGTCACGGCCTGCACCACCTGGAAATCTTCGCCACCACCGACCAATACGAACACTTCGCCACCATCATGAACGCCGCTACCAACCCCCGCACGCACCAACCCGCCGACGCAAACTCCAGCCAGGACACCAGCGTGTGGCAGGACAACATGGTGGACCTGGACCGGCGCACCCGCAACCAGAGACAACTCGACGGCATCATCACCGCCTTCAAAGCGGCCCTCGCCACCAACGAACTGCCCACCGCCGGCGGAAACCGCCCCCAAATCATCGCCACCATCAACTACCAAGACCTCCTCCCCCACCTTCCGGCCCCAGATACCAGCGCCGGCACAGGCGCAGCCACCGAGACGGGTACTGGGGCAGGGCATATGCCTGGGACTGCGAGCAGTAGTACGGCTTCGGAACCCAGCACATGTTCGGGCAACTACATCTTCACCGGGCCCGTCGCGGCCAACACCATCCGCAAACTCGCCTGCGACGCCGACATCATCCCCACCCTCCTCGGCACCCACGGCGAAATCCTCGACCTCGGCCGCAAAACCCGCCTCTTCACCCCCGCCCAACGCTGCGCCCGTCAAGTTTTTGAGACAGTTTGA